Proteins encoded together in one Actinomycetota bacterium window:
- a CDS encoding DMT family transporter — translation MPASRPQGRIFPLLCLLGAVVFWGTSFVALKTALDSFSPMTVIWLRMALATVVFAPVWFFIPKPAYQRGDALWLALIALLQPCLYYLAEGYAVRLTTSSAAGVISAIVPLLVAAGAWIFLRKHLSIRSGIAIGVSLVGVALLSMGGQAQSSAPNPALGNVLEVMAMACAAGSMIAIKHVSRRYNPWFLTGLQAAVGLVFFLPGAIASGPASWVDASRAGWISVAYLGTFVSLGAFGLYNTAVTHMPANRAALAINLVPAVALLSGWLVRGETLSPAQLVACAIIVGAVVLSETGSGAEDLAEEPDAITRVAEAVLDAEWSA, via the coding sequence GTGCCTGCTTCTCGACCTCAAGGTCGCATCTTCCCCCTGCTCTGCCTGCTCGGCGCGGTCGTCTTCTGGGGCACGAGCTTCGTCGCGCTCAAGACAGCGCTCGATAGCTTCTCTCCGATGACCGTCATCTGGCTGCGCATGGCACTGGCCACGGTCGTCTTCGCGCCCGTGTGGTTCTTCATCCCGAAGCCCGCCTACCAGCGCGGGGACGCACTGTGGCTCGCGCTTATCGCACTACTCCAGCCGTGTTTGTACTACCTGGCCGAAGGCTACGCTGTTCGCCTCACGACATCGAGCGCCGCCGGCGTCATCTCCGCCATCGTGCCGCTGCTCGTGGCTGCGGGGGCGTGGATCTTCCTTCGCAAACACCTGTCGATCCGGTCGGGAATCGCGATCGGGGTATCTCTCGTGGGCGTCGCCCTGCTCTCGATGGGCGGGCAGGCGCAGTCCTCGGCGCCGAACCCGGCCCTTGGCAACGTGCTCGAGGTCATGGCGATGGCGTGTGCCGCAGGGTCGATGATTGCCATCAAGCATGTATCCAGGCGGTACAACCCGTGGTTTCTCACCGGACTGCAGGCGGCCGTCGGCCTGGTCTTCTTCCTGCCGGGCGCCATCGCGAGCGGACCGGCGAGCTGGGTAGACGCGTCGCGGGCCGGATGGATCAGCGTGGCGTACCTCGGCACGTTCGTGTCGCTCGGCGCATTCGGGCTCTACAACACGGCCGTCACGCACATGCCCGCCAACCGCGCGGCACTTGCCATCAACCTGGTACCGGCCGTGGCGTTGCTCTCCGGATGGCTCGTACGCGGCGAGACGCTGTCTCCCGCGCAGCTGGTCGCCTGCGCGATCATCGTCGGCGCGGTCGTGCTGTCGGAGACGGGTTCGGGCGCCGAGGACCTCGCCGAGGAGCCAGACGCGATCACCCGCGTCGCCGAAGCAGTGCTCGACGCCGAGTGGAGTGCGTGA
- a CDS encoding PLP-dependent aminotransferase family protein, which produces MFSERIERLTSSLVRDILEASQQPGMISFAGGLPAPDELPTPDWSGIPASAAQYGPSEGEPELREAVAANARGLGIACDTSQVLVVSGSQQGIDLVAKLFIDPGTPMITEAPTYLAALQAFEFFGARCHGIPLEPGGIDPARLPGTARSTGARLAYLIPTFQNPSGTCYSAETRTAVARAADELGLTIFEDDPYRELVYAPVDRTPICARLERTSWIYQGSFSKSFMPGIRVGYVIASPDLMPHLVRLKQATDLHTNRFGQWLAYRQLVDLNLGVRLEHLRTAYVAKRDAMDAALTEHFGELAEWTAPPGGLFFWLRLHGGIDTRPLLPEMLERGVAFMPGEVFFPATAPATGYVRLNFSHATPEQMDRGLAVLGTAVSGALPAAHP; this is translated from the coding sequence ATGTTCTCGGAACGCATCGAGCGCCTGACGTCATCGCTCGTCCGCGACATCCTTGAGGCGAGCCAGCAACCGGGGATGATCTCGTTCGCGGGCGGTCTACCGGCACCCGACGAGCTTCCCACTCCAGACTGGAGCGGAATCCCCGCCTCGGCCGCGCAATATGGCCCGAGCGAGGGCGAGCCTGAGCTGCGCGAAGCGGTTGCCGCAAACGCACGCGGCCTGGGGATCGCGTGCGACACATCGCAGGTGCTCGTTGTCTCCGGCTCGCAGCAAGGTATCGACCTCGTGGCGAAGCTGTTCATCGACCCCGGCACGCCGATGATCACTGAGGCGCCAACCTACCTCGCGGCCCTGCAGGCGTTCGAGTTCTTCGGCGCGCGTTGTCACGGAATCCCGCTCGAGCCCGGGGGTATCGACCCCGCGCGGCTGCCCGGCACTGCACGCAGCACCGGCGCCCGGCTCGCCTACCTGATTCCCACCTTCCAGAATCCGAGTGGCACGTGCTACTCGGCCGAGACCCGGACAGCTGTCGCGCGTGCAGCAGACGAACTCGGACTCACTATCTTCGAGGACGATCCCTACCGGGAGCTCGTATACGCGCCCGTCGATCGCACGCCGATCTGCGCCCGGCTCGAACGGACGTCCTGGATCTACCAGGGCAGCTTCTCCAAGTCGTTCATGCCGGGAATCCGTGTGGGCTATGTGATCGCGTCGCCGGATCTGATGCCGCACCTCGTGCGCCTCAAGCAGGCCACGGACCTTCACACGAACCGCTTCGGTCAGTGGCTGGCGTACCGCCAGCTCGTCGATCTGAATCTGGGCGTGCGGCTGGAGCACCTGCGCACGGCCTACGTCGCCAAGCGCGATGCGATGGACGCGGCGCTCACCGAGCACTTCGGCGAACTTGCCGAATGGACCGCACCGCCGGGCGGCCTCTTCTTCTGGCTGAGGCTGCACGGCGGTATCGACACGCGGCCACTGCTTCCCGAGATGCTCGAGCGTGGCGTGGCCTTCATGCCCGGCGAGGTGTTCTTCCCGGCGACCGCTCCTGCGACCGGCTACGTGCGGCTCAACTTCTCGCATGCCACGCCCGAGCAGATGGACCGAGGACTGGCCGTCCTCGGCACGGCAGTGTCGGGCGCCCTGCCTGCCGCTCACCCCTAG
- a CDS encoding glycosyltransferase: MSLEPLPARPTLTVVIPTLNEAERLAVLLERLAAQTYPADAVVIADAGSTDATREIAIAAGAIVVEGGKPGPGRNAGAAAATTDLILFLDADDEPSDNWIEMAVPEFLGRSLAVAAGQVEPLEREPANVVACEAVNLYLQLVQYAVPHAPGFCILVRRDVHEQIGGFDETVVLAEDHEYVQRTAEVGKFRVLRSAPMRTSMRRIEKEGLVTLAFKYLYSELHVMTGRPMREVPFEYEFAAFDREKRETVHVGLDAFREMWTAIGDPLERFSSEGIERIRQLGDTDITPESIERLLREIAPDEIVELHDHMSRRLEYARRLRPIVLRRIRRAGERVWRDIVAQFGDE; the protein is encoded by the coding sequence ATGTCGCTCGAGCCACTGCCCGCTCGTCCCACGCTCACCGTCGTCATCCCCACGCTCAACGAAGCCGAGCGGCTGGCGGTGCTGCTCGAGCGGCTGGCGGCCCAGACGTACCCGGCCGACGCCGTCGTGATCGCCGATGCGGGCTCGACCGACGCGACACGCGAGATCGCGATCGCTGCCGGAGCGATCGTGGTCGAGGGCGGCAAGCCCGGCCCAGGCCGCAATGCCGGGGCCGCGGCCGCGACGACCGACCTCATCCTCTTCCTCGACGCCGACGACGAGCCGTCCGACAACTGGATCGAGATGGCTGTGCCCGAGTTCCTGGGGCGCTCCTTGGCGGTGGCCGCCGGGCAGGTCGAGCCGCTCGAGCGCGAACCGGCGAACGTCGTCGCGTGCGAGGCGGTCAACCTCTACCTCCAGCTCGTGCAGTACGCCGTCCCGCATGCGCCCGGCTTCTGCATCCTGGTGCGGCGCGATGTACACGAGCAGATCGGCGGCTTCGACGAGACGGTCGTGCTGGCCGAGGACCACGAGTACGTGCAGCGCACCGCGGAGGTCGGGAAGTTCCGCGTGCTTCGCAGCGCTCCCATGCGTACCTCGATGCGCCGCATCGAGAAGGAGGGTCTGGTCACTCTCGCCTTCAAGTACTTGTACTCCGAGTTGCACGTGATGACCGGCCGCCCGATGCGGGAGGTCCCGTTCGAGTACGAGTTCGCCGCGTTCGACCGGGAGAAGCGCGAGACGGTTCATGTAGGACTCGACGCGTTCCGCGAGATGTGGACAGCGATCGGCGATCCACTTGAGAGGTTCTCCTCGGAAGGCATCGAGCGAATCCGGCAGTTGGGTGATACAGACATCACGCCCGAGTCGATCGAGCGGTTGCTTCGAGAGATCGCCCCCGACGAAATCGTCGAGCTGCACGACCACATGAGTCGACGTCTTGAGTACGCGCGTCGGCTTCGGCCGATCGTGCTGCGGCGCATCCGTCGGGCAGGTGAACGCGTCTGGCGCGACATCGTGGCCCAGTTCGGCGACGAGTAG
- a CDS encoding GNAT family protein has protein sequence MTLRELTHDDLPRILEIVLQPGVSEWWSGYDMPRLRADTFETPGVTSLAIEFVGELIGLVMYSEETDPFYKSAGVDITLAADHLGQGLGTDALRTVARHLFEARGHHRLTIDPSVANERAIAAYREVGFKPVGVMRAYEMDADGIYHDNLLMDMLAEELQ, from the coding sequence GTGACGCTCCGGGAGCTCACGCACGACGACCTGCCGCGCATCCTCGAGATCGTGCTGCAGCCGGGGGTGAGCGAATGGTGGTCGGGCTACGACATGCCGCGCCTGCGCGCCGACACGTTTGAGACCCCCGGTGTCACCTCGCTCGCGATCGAGTTCGTCGGCGAGCTCATCGGCCTGGTCATGTATTCCGAGGAGACCGACCCCTTCTACAAGTCGGCGGGAGTCGACATCACGCTTGCCGCGGACCACCTCGGCCAGGGACTCGGCACCGACGCGCTTCGGACAGTAGCGCGGCATCTGTTCGAGGCTCGGGGGCATCATCGCCTCACGATCGACCCCTCCGTGGCCAACGAGCGCGCGATCGCGGCGTACCGCGAGGTCGGGTTCAAACCCGTAGGCGTCATGCGCGCCTACGAAATGGACGCGGACGGCATCTACCACGACAACCTCCTCATGGATATGCTTGCCGAGGAACTGCAGTAG
- a CDS encoding GAF domain-containing protein: MADESQALREAASDACGGQHPVDHGATVDARLVRALLGGGSGETACDTEGDTEAERVVGALVEHLGLSGAGLSLARAGAEGFKLESVAAAGSHAAFVRSLPAVGFEAEEEAVHALESAEAEFVGDAHGLPDVAPTNGVGRWRGLVATSAYAVLPLVSRARAVGVLTLEWAQTRTFDAEEREVLLAVADIAASVLEPSSAGASAELASDGEIAGDEDEAPTGSTVTFDITAEGHAVVHDVSGRGVNEPVARLHIAVGTPDASTAVPVYDLTTTHPGVVDVALGACRVVDGSAEQGSEIVRTLMRGHSVAGLQPDDAVAALSANLARSGLPGMDVSVVRWRLDVSSRALFWGGSGGGFVAIETNAGRPDLTLVRGPTLPAADVDSHTEGLLLLLPGDVVVFAAACDGRDSDDLDARVREMLARADVRPGCGGGPAEAILGDDSVCDYACVAVLEWLR, from the coding sequence ATGGCCGACGAGTCACAAGCGCTGCGCGAGGCAGCGTCGGACGCATGCGGTGGACAGCATCCTGTTGACCATGGTGCCACGGTCGACGCTCGACTTGTTCGCGCTCTCCTTGGCGGCGGCTCGGGTGAAACGGCCTGCGATACAGAGGGCGACACCGAGGCCGAACGCGTCGTCGGTGCACTCGTGGAGCATCTCGGCCTCAGCGGCGCGGGGCTGTCGCTGGCTCGCGCCGGTGCCGAGGGCTTCAAACTGGAATCGGTCGCCGCTGCCGGATCGCACGCCGCCTTCGTGCGGAGTCTGCCTGCTGTGGGCTTCGAGGCCGAAGAGGAGGCCGTGCACGCTCTCGAATCCGCCGAGGCCGAGTTCGTGGGCGACGCACACGGGCTCCCCGACGTTGCGCCGACCAACGGCGTGGGGCGCTGGCGGGGCTTGGTCGCGACGAGCGCGTATGCGGTACTTCCGCTCGTGTCGCGTGCACGGGCCGTAGGTGTGCTCACGCTCGAGTGGGCGCAGACCCGCACCTTCGATGCCGAGGAGCGCGAGGTGCTCTTGGCGGTTGCGGACATCGCTGCAAGCGTGCTCGAGCCGTCCTCGGCAGGTGCGAGCGCGGAGTTGGCGTCTGACGGCGAGATCGCCGGTGACGAGGACGAAGCGCCGACCGGATCCACGGTCACTTTCGACATCACTGCCGAGGGCCACGCGGTCGTTCACGACGTTTCGGGGCGAGGTGTGAATGAGCCTGTCGCGCGTCTCCATATCGCGGTGGGCACGCCTGACGCGAGTACTGCGGTTCCCGTCTACGACCTCACGACGACCCATCCCGGTGTCGTGGACGTAGCCCTGGGCGCATGTCGCGTCGTCGACGGCTCGGCGGAGCAGGGCTCGGAGATCGTGCGGACGCTCATGCGGGGGCACAGCGTAGCCGGTCTGCAGCCCGATGATGCCGTCGCGGCGCTCTCTGCGAACCTCGCGCGATCGGGTCTGCCGGGCATGGACGTGTCGGTTGTTCGTTGGCGGCTCGACGTGTCGTCGCGAGCTCTCTTCTGGGGCGGCAGCGGCGGAGGGTTCGTCGCGATCGAGACGAACGCCGGAAGGCCCGATCTGACACTCGTGCGTGGCCCGACGCTCCCGGCAGCGGACGTAGACTCCCACACCGAGGGGCTTCTCCTCCTTCTACCGGGCGATGTCGTGGTGTTTGCGGCCGCATGCGATGGCCGGGACTCAGATGACCTCGACGCCCGCGTGCGCGAGATGCTCGCCCGGGCGGACGTGAGGCCGGGGTGCGGAGGTGGGCCGGCAGAGGCGATCCTCGGCGACGATTCTGTGTGCGATTATGCGTGTGTGGCCGTGCTTGAGTGGCTACGCTAG
- a CDS encoding helix-turn-helix domain-containing protein, which yields MDTSREGQLNEALELFFFAYREFTAHPDEVLAERGLQRVHHRILYFVGRNPGLAVNQLLATLGVSKQALNAPLRRLTELGLVESTVGATDRRVRELRLTKEGARLERNLSGSQRERMAVVFGKAGPEAEAAWRAIMGEVASESVA from the coding sequence ATTGACACATCACGTGAAGGCCAGCTCAACGAGGCGCTCGAGCTGTTCTTCTTCGCCTACCGCGAGTTCACGGCGCATCCGGACGAGGTGCTGGCCGAGCGCGGCCTGCAGCGCGTGCACCACCGCATCCTGTACTTCGTCGGGCGAAACCCTGGGCTTGCGGTGAACCAGTTGCTTGCAACGCTCGGGGTCAGCAAGCAAGCACTGAATGCTCCGCTCCGGCGTCTCACCGAGCTGGGACTTGTCGAGAGTACGGTCGGGGCGACGGATCGGCGTGTCCGTGAGCTGCGTCTGACCAAGGAGGGCGCGCGGCTCGAACGCAACCTGAGCGGGTCGCAGCGCGAGAGGATGGCGGTCGTGTTCGGCAAGGCCGGTCCGGAGGCTGAGGCTGCGTGGCGAGCGATCATGGGCGAGGTCGCGAGCGAGTCGGTGGCGTAG
- a CDS encoding GNAT family N-acetyltransferase: MCDNSRECAAASRHGFGTRPVFGEDARGGVGRREIRRVRADEFDGLLGIINEVAEAYRGVIPADRWHEPYMSAEYLRGEIDAGVRFSGFEADGELLGVMGIQDVRDVTLIRHAYVRASAQRGGIGGRLLRRLLAETSRPVLIGTWTDADWAIAFYVKHGFRVTGREETEQLLRTYWDIPARQVETSVVLAQA, translated from the coding sequence ATGTGCGACAACTCGAGAGAGTGCGCCGCGGCGTCACGACACGGCTTCGGCACGCGACCAGTGTTCGGCGAAGATGCCCGCGGCGGTGTTGGACGCCGGGAGATCCGCCGCGTGCGCGCGGACGAGTTCGACGGGCTCCTCGGCATCATCAATGAGGTCGCTGAGGCGTATCGCGGCGTCATTCCTGCCGACCGCTGGCACGAGCCGTACATGTCCGCGGAGTACCTGCGTGGAGAGATCGACGCGGGCGTGCGCTTCTCCGGGTTTGAGGCCGATGGTGAGCTGCTCGGCGTGATGGGGATCCAGGACGTCCGCGACGTGACGCTGATCCGTCACGCGTACGTGCGCGCGAGCGCGCAGCGCGGGGGCATCGGCGGTCGGCTGCTGCGCCGCCTCCTTGCGGAGACGAGTCGCCCGGTGCTCATCGGCACGTGGACGGACGCGGACTGGGCGATCGCGTTCTACGTGAAGCACGGGTTCCGTGTGACAGGCCGCGAAGAGACTGAGCAACTGCTGCGCACGTACTGGGACATCCCGGCGCGGCAGGTCGAGACGTCAGTGGTGCTTGCGCAGG
- a CDS encoding 3'-5' exonuclease: MFDTTAAKEHTTSHWVAIDFETASREKASACALGLALIEDGHIAEERSWLIQPPGNVFEWRNTSIHGIHEDMVAQEPEFDEVWRGIEPYLRNAVLLAHNASFDMAVLRASIARYELEPPAALGYHCTVAMARKVWPDLPNHKLDSVCGHCGIELAHHDAASDAAACARIALRCRRTVGEPTLDALAEPLAVTHSTRRRALLRRRG, encoded by the coding sequence GTGTTCGACACAACAGCCGCCAAGGAGCACACCACGTCCCACTGGGTCGCTATCGACTTCGAGACCGCCTCGCGCGAGAAGGCAAGCGCCTGCGCGCTCGGGCTTGCGCTCATCGAGGACGGGCACATCGCCGAGGAGCGCTCCTGGCTCATCCAGCCGCCTGGCAACGTCTTCGAGTGGAGGAACACATCCATCCACGGCATCCACGAGGACATGGTCGCGCAGGAGCCGGAGTTCGACGAGGTGTGGCGCGGAATCGAGCCCTACCTGCGAAACGCCGTCCTGCTCGCGCACAACGCGAGCTTCGACATGGCGGTGCTGCGCGCTTCGATCGCGCGCTACGAGCTCGAGCCGCCCGCGGCGCTCGGCTACCACTGCACGGTTGCGATGGCGCGGAAGGTCTGGCCGGACCTTCCCAACCACAAGCTCGACAGCGTGTGCGGCCACTGCGGCATCGAACTGGCGCACCACGACGCGGCTTCGGATGCCGCCGCCTGCGCGCGTATTGCACTGCGATGTCGCCGCACGGTCGGGGAGCCCACGCTCGATGCGCTGGCCGAGCCGCTCGCGGTCACGCACTCCACTCGGCGTCGAGCACTGCTTCGGCGACGCGGGTGA